The following are encoded in a window of Paenibacillus polymyxa genomic DNA:
- a CDS encoding acyl carrier protein, which translates to MRKQLCLERIQNLIHQKIPDYDKQRINANALLEEIWIQMNSMQMITFVVELETEFGLELPDELVGNMAGSHLTLGDLADLIKSYQERL; encoded by the coding sequence TTGAGAAAACAACTCTGTTTGGAACGCATCCAAAACCTTATTCATCAAAAGATTCCGGACTACGATAAACAACGTATAAACGCTAATGCGTTACTTGAAGAGATATGGATCCAAATGAATTCTATGCAGATGATTACATTCGTCGTGGAGCTCGAAACCGAATTCGGTCTAGAGCTCCCGGACGAACTGGTAGGTAACATGGCAGGCAGTCATCTAACCCTTGGCGACTTGGCTGATCTTATTAAAAGTTACCAGGAACGCTTATAG